Proteins from a single region of Mycoplasmopsis edwardii:
- a CDS encoding aromatic motif membrane protein yields MKNKLKWIFASLSMMPIVSVSCANYEKQGELNSLIGDEDVVKSVNETNKEKTTSEILKKILSDTFKNDNVKIVEYVNQQKNDADEILKEFQVISEGFKTTDDKKTYASAQHEFFNKNWYFILTNLDKLQFNFIEYITKDLSKNYSTSEEYKQKVQFKEGHKAIKFDNSYLDEIREGNEAQELGDATVYYVKKNKLVFRIVISNLKGKDGDPQISFRPLNWYFAHSSAITISLALISEVVHQLFIHGYETGKQDFEEVMVKNQKYGSPSFVFPTLK; encoded by the coding sequence ATGAAAAATAAGCTTAAATGAATTTTTGCATCATTATCTATGATGCCTATTGTTAGTGTTTCTTGTGCAAATTATGAAAAGCAAGGCGAACTTAATTCATTAATCGGTGATGAAGATGTTGTTAAAAGTGTAAATGAAACTAATAAAGAAAAAACTACATCAGAGATTCTTAAAAAAATCTTAAGTGATACTTTTAAAAATGATAATGTCAAAATAGTCGAATATGTAAATCAACAAAAAAACGATGCTGATGAAATACTCAAAGAATTCCAAGTTATTTCTGAAGGTTTTAAAACAACGGATGATAAAAAAACATACGCAAGCGCTCAACATGAATTCTTCAATAAAAACTGATACTTTATCTTAACTAACTTAGATAAATTACAATTTAACTTTATTGAATATATTACAAAAGACTTGTCGAAAAATTACTCAACTTCAGAAGAATATAAACAAAAAGTTCAATTCAAAGAAGGTCATAAAGCGATTAAATTTGACAATTCATATTTAGATGAAATTAGAGAAGGTAACGAGGCTCAAGAATTAGGTGATGCAACTGTTTATTATGTTAAGAAAAATAAACTTGTGTTTAGAATTGTAATTAGCAACCTAAAAGGAAAAGATGGAGATCCTCAAATTTCATTTAGACCACTTAATTGATATTTTGCACATTCAAGTGCTATAACAATTTCTCTTGCATTAATATCAGAGGTTGTGCACCAATTATTTATACATGGATATGAAACAGGAAAACAAGACTTTGAAGAAGTTATGGTAAAAAACCAAAAATATGGTTCGCCATCTTTTGTTTTCCCAACACTAAAATAA
- a CDS encoding aromatic motif membrane protein, whose amino-acid sequence MKKLLKTSLLLASFVTTSGVLVSCSTSKNYHESQEAKSPYASLIREDNKVNPILKEFTSQTFFKNNSNSENEFYNQQLSIDKKFYNELNISLTFAPLFIPRVTDGNVATEFTLKQAIRSSYIVEETLSQKWLWYLENIKNFTFIFNNWNSLFKDYRNIEKKKDLTDQEIFKKVQKEKRLLKTFENYSIIQITKSHIIERLKSDEYNNLRIQFVVLKSENNNYALLPFFLYEIANNETQILVTGDIFSFKNQLSNVEEVAKSLASLISQGRKYFLKLTLDYQENLNDLEDIELEIKEIEKWIKIKENPSSNESSNTDVEDEDEDNEYKNLTLEELKAKLQEKQNQITNSKEDIQNRFTPSFRDKNYLTIYNENSYMNSFYYATNEFNKANSDNEIKRYTWGYIDEK is encoded by the coding sequence ATGAAAAAGTTATTAAAAACTAGTTTATTATTAGCTTCATTTGTTACAACTTCAGGCGTTTTAGTTTCTTGCTCAACATCTAAAAATTATCATGAAAGTCAAGAAGCAAAAAGCCCTTATGCAAGTTTAATAAGAGAAGATAATAAAGTTAACCCAATACTAAAGGAATTTACATCACAAACATTCTTTAAGAATAATTCAAATTCAGAAAATGAATTTTATAACCAACAATTATCAATTGATAAAAAATTCTATAATGAACTTAATATTTCCTTAACATTTGCACCTTTATTTATACCTAGGGTAACTGACGGAAATGTTGCTACAGAGTTCACCTTAAAACAAGCAATTAGATCATCATACATAGTTGAAGAAACTTTATCTCAAAAATGATTATGATACTTAGAAAACATTAAAAACTTCACATTTATCTTTAATAACTGAAATAGTTTATTCAAAGATTATAGAAATATTGAAAAGAAAAAAGATCTTACAGATCAAGAAATCTTTAAAAAAGTTCAAAAAGAAAAACGACTTTTAAAAACATTTGAAAATTATTCAATCATTCAAATCACTAAATCTCACATAATTGAAAGACTTAAAAGTGATGAATATAATAATTTAAGAATTCAATTTGTAGTTCTTAAGAGTGAAAATAATAATTATGCATTATTACCGTTTTTCTTATATGAAATCGCTAATAACGAAACTCAAATTTTAGTTACAGGTGATATTTTTAGTTTTAAAAATCAATTAAGTAATGTTGAAGAAGTTGCTAAAAGCTTAGCAAGCTTAATTTCGCAAGGTAGAAAATACTTTTTAAAACTCACTTTGGATTATCAAGAAAACTTAAATGATCTTGAAGATATTGAGTTAGAGATTAAAGAAATTGAAAAATGAATTAAAATCAAAGAAAATCCTTCATCTAATGAATCAAGTAATACCGATGTAGAAGATGAAGATGAAGATAATGAATATAAAAACTTAACATTAGAAGAATTAAAAGCAAAATTACAAGAAAAGCAAAATCAAATCACAAATAGTAAAGAAGATATTCAAAACAGATTTACACCTTCATTTAGAGATAAAAACTACTTAACAATTTACAATGAAAATAGTTATATGAACTCATTTTATTACGCAACAAATGAGTTTAATAAAGCAAATTCAGATAATGAAATAAAAAGATACACATGAGGTTACATAGATGAAAAATAA
- a CDS encoding ABC transporter ATP-binding protein: protein MNNNILEIKNLSKIYKNNKEQTGIFDLNFAVQKGSFHAFIGENGAGKTTTIKSIISSYINYDGEIILNGHNIKNEKSRASLGYIPENAIFPKEITVFEYLKYLGLLTGQNKKELENKINEMLKEFDIENLKNKKPYNFSSGQKKKILLIQALLNDPEIIILDEPAANLDPTGRYQLFSLLKKLNEQGKTIFISSHILSEIDKYVDSLTLIHKGHIVYSGPKQKSLEDLFYEKVIKN, encoded by the coding sequence ATGAATAATAATATTTTAGAAATCAAAAACCTCTCAAAAATATATAAAAACAATAAAGAACAAACCGGTATTTTTGACTTAAACTTTGCTGTTCAAAAAGGTTCTTTTCATGCATTTATTGGTGAAAATGGTGCAGGAAAAACCACTACAATTAAAAGTATTATTAGCTCATATATCAACTATGATGGTGAAATTATTTTAAATGGTCACAACATCAAAAATGAAAAAAGTAGAGCATCATTAGGATATATTCCTGAAAATGCAATTTTCCCAAAAGAAATCACAGTATTTGAGTATTTAAAATATCTCGGGCTTTTAACAGGACAAAACAAGAAAGAGTTAGAAAACAAGATTAATGAAATGTTAAAAGAATTTGATATTGAAAACTTAAAAAATAAAAAGCCATACAACTTTTCTTCAGGTCAAAAGAAAAAAATATTATTAATTCAAGCTCTTTTAAATGACCCGGAAATTATTATTTTAGATGAACCAGCTGCAAACTTAGATCCAACTGGTAGATATCAATTATTCTCATTACTTAAAAAACTTAATGAACAAGGTAAAACAATTTTTATTAGTTCACACATCTTAAGTGAAATAGATAAATATGTAGATTCTTTAACTTTAATTCACAAAGGTCACATCGTTTATTCTGGACCAAAACAAAAGAGTTTAGAAGATTTATTCTATGAAAAAGTTATTAAAAACTAG